In the genome of Arachis hypogaea cultivar Tifrunner chromosome 9, arahy.Tifrunner.gnm2.J5K5, whole genome shotgun sequence, the window GAGCAATTGGTGTAAGTACTACTACTTATAATTGATCGATAAAGTTATGACCTCAAATAGGGTAATAGTCTACTTCTCtatgttattttgtttttttacttCTTTGATGAATGGTTTACTCCCCTATGTCAAAATAGACTAAAAGACCTTTACAATTTCTAATTCAGCTTACTTTAATTATCATTGCAAATTTACCTGTTATGTTTCTAGACATTTTGAACTTTGATATAATTTGGAAACAGTTGGGGTAGAATTTGAATGATCGAGTTTCATTtgtcctttattttttttattttttttatagtggtTGGCATCCTATGTTGTTATCTTTTGAGACCAATATTATACCCAATATTTGTGTGTTTTTTACTGTGATAAACGTGATACAGTTAATCATCCTGTTTGGTGCGTTCTTGACATGAGATGGACCCATCAACAAAATGATTGTGTTTGCTAATTTGTGTCTATAGGAAAGAATTGAGGAGATTGAACAACAGGATGAGTCATCTAGGGTGTTGTCTCAAAATGATTTCATTGCTCAGGTTTTCGGAAAAGAGAAACCGGGTAGAGTACGTGGTGTGGGTTTTGGACCGACTCCTAGTCAACTCTTCAGTCCAAATTCACATGCGCCTGGCAACGGAGTCCAACTAGAGGAGACTCAGAGGAAGCTGCTTGAACTGCAGGCAGAGCTGGAAGGCGAGAAGTTGAAGAGGAAGGCAATGGAGGATGAGGCAACAacagagaagaaaaagatgaaggcaATGGAGAGTGCTCTGATTTATCTGTTTCAACGGTAAGGTGAGGAGCTGCCACCAGACATCGGTATAGGGATGAGTTTCATAGAATAATAGAATGGAAAATAGAATATTAGGattggagatattttagatttaagcaaatattttattaaattagacTGAGCAACTCTTTGAAAGAGATTTATTTTCTTCGTATTTTcatgaatatattattttgttttgcttttatttcaattttaattttgctACAAGTTTAGATTCTAAGGTTGAAAATATTCActcctaaaataataaaaaatataaaaagaaaaaaataagttagtaatattttaaaaaaatgatcgtgtttttttgaaaaacccaaatttctttttttttaatttttcttaaatttgtggcggttttaaaccgccgaaATGTGGTTCAAAAATTATCAAATCTATTACATCTGGCGGCGGTTTGCAACCGCTGGTAACTGCGACCGAAACTATAGTACCATTTAGCGGCGGTTCGCCGCTGCTAAACATGCGACAACTTGGACATATCGAGATAAATTGCGGCGGTTTGAAAACCGCCGGTAAATATGAAGCAAATCATGTCAGTTTCATTTGGTGGCGGTTTTCTATTAGTGTGCCGCGAAATTTTGATTTAGCGGCGGTTATACCAGCGGTTGTTGAAAACCGCCGCCAAATCCTATCCCGGCGCCCATATCCATGGCGGTCTACTTAGTCGCTGGCatttgattttgcggcggtttaaaaccatCGCTAATCAAGAAAAAAATCGCCGCCAATTTGCACCTTCCTTGTAGTGTCAAGATAACGAAGAATAAGAGGAGGAGGTGTTTTGAATTGTTATTCTTACTTTTTTAGGAGTATTAATTTTCATATTAGACTTGAATAAACATGTATTACAATCTTATTTAATTGAatgaatgtaaaaaataaattacatccTAAAAAAATACAAGATAACACCGAAATTACTTGAATAAACATGTTTGTACTATATTAAAATCTTATTTAATTGAATGAATATAGTTTTATATTCATTGGATTGAATTTTTGTCGTAAACAAAAAATAtcgaaatttcttaattttgacaaCGAAATATTGCTACAAAAACACAGAAATCTCTTCTTTAATGCTACTATAAAAACATACAAGAGGTAGTAGCAGCagcgatgatgatgataatgatgatgatgaaaagaaaggaggagaataaATTCAAATGAAAAAGGAATGAAGGAGGAGGAAAAGGCGGAGGTGGTGGTGGTAGCGGTGACGACGAcaataacaaaagagaaagatgagaaaaaaGGAGGAGAACAAAAAGAGACCGTAGCaatagcaatgatgatgatgatgatgatgatgatgatgatgatggaggaggaaaaagaaggaggaaaataAATTCGAATGAGAaaggaaggaggaagaagaagaagagatggtggTGGGGTGGTGACGACGAcaataacaaaagagaaagatgagaaaCAAGGAAGAGAATAAGAAGAGGCAGGTAGCGTATGAACAAAAAACACATTATAACAATTTTGTTGAACttagttagataaataatttagatgtagaatttttttgaatatttaattagttttatcaaattttttattagatttttaaatttaaaaatttgtaattaagtctgagaaccaaaatattatttatatattaaaattaattatcaaaattaattataaatataattataattgaatttatttttaatatatatttatattttaatgtatatataaaatatattctaCTTGGTGATTAATTTTTGTATATACATGATAATATAGTTGGTCTAAGAATTGTAATAGAATATTCTAATAATATTTCATTTTTAAATCCAACCATAAAGATACTTAAATCATTAATGTTATAATTCTTATTCTACTGCTCGTGTATatattaaaactaattaaaatcagATCCATGCCCTGAAGCCGCCATAAGATCCTTATTAAAAGCTCCAAGTAATTAATATGCATATGTTCCTTCTTCGTAATTGTCAACTGTTTCTTGCTTGCCCGATATAGGAACTAGTAGTTCTAGATTCTTAGTTTTAACCAAATCCAAAGCATATCATCTTATAATTTATGATGTCTTCTACCCCACAAGTCCACAACTACTTCTTGAAAGGTCCCCCCTCccccgttttatttatttattttttaatcttcagcatgattttaaaatatttttcgtattttttaagataaataattgtatcaattaattgttttaataagTAATTTTGTTTACTCATAtaactttttactattttcaaaataaatttaatttttcctttgcACATTTTTTTTACCATATGTGAACCAAATATTGTAAACTTGGActtgttttataataaattttgatttacTTATTATATtagtctttatatatatatatatatttttttaatttgatttttacattatttttaattttgtaattaggtcatttttaatataaaacatattagagttaataaaatatttttttttcataaattgaaGGTACCCGCAGTTAAGAATCTAATTAAATCTTTGACCACATATTTTTTAGgataaatattctattaattttaacattttttatactGGAATGACCTAATTACAAAATCGAAAGTAGTGTAAggatctaattaaaaagaaaaaaaaatataaagatctaAATTGTAAATTTGATAAAACCCTAAAGAtcgacagaataattaaatctatttttttttattttactaataatattctatttttaaagatTATAACAACATTTTATATGCTTAAGATCGTTAttacaaaaatttaatattataaaagtaTACTTTATTGTTTGTCATATTTAGCTACAAAAGATCATATTCATCAATACACACAGAATGTTTTCTATCTGCTCTAACTTACTAGCTTTGTTGAGAACTACTAAGTTGGTGGTTTCTTCACATAGTAATCGTCAACAAACATCTTTGACAAGTTCCAATAATAAATGTCTGCATAGATATTCCCTTCTTCCTTTTCATCCATTTTCATTCGTCTCGCCATGACCATGTCACCGGAACAAATGAACATCGTCTTTGGCATACTCATAGTTGGAGCACTCATAATTGCCTTCACATTCTTCAGCTTCACCATGCTTGGATGGTGCAGTCACACTAGTGACATGCCGGCACCACCGGGAATATATTTGGACAACAAGTTCTCCGGCTGCGGCGGCGCGAGTTTGGAGTCGCACTCCATTACCTTCCAGTACAAGGTAGGTGGCTCTGTTGATGGAAGGAACCAAACAGAGTGTGTTATATGCTTGGCGCAGTTCGAAGAAGAAGAGAGTGTTCGGAAGCTTCACAGTTGCAAGCATGTTTTCCACACGTGTTGCATTGATAGGTGGCTCGGCTCTCATACCGGCTGCCCCTTGTGCCGGAGTCAGATCGACCAAGCCGCCGCTTCCCCAAATGGAAATAACCATATCATCTTGGTTTCTGTTGATTCCTGAATCATCATCTCATCTAATATTCATAGTCATCTCAAGCTATTTGGAGAGGCATCTCAAGATCTAATTGGCTAAGGTCATAAaaatgtgtcaaataatttttttgcagCCTCAGAACACAAGGTCATTCCTCAGAGGACCCTGGTCCAACAAATTTGTACAATATTTCAAACTCCttgaaatatttaattttgatccTTAAATTTTCTACTCCATGTGCCATAAAGTAGAAAAAGGAAATAGTAGATGAACAtcacttttttaattttgatattgacTTTCTATCGGTGTTTTCTAGCTTTGTTGAAGTTTGCTGTGTTTTACTATAATATGGAGTTTATAAATCTAACTCttagatttgttttaaaaatttttaaagagtatttttctatatctaagcaattttatatttaaattcatCCATGTGATTTgagttatatgtttttttttcctgttttcttctttcccttgcacttcttcttcttcttctttttcttcttttaaattcacacttcttctttcttctttttctttattatttttcaatttcattatcaTCTTCACCAACAACACCTCTTTCTTTTCCTCCTCATCCTCTCctccttttttattattcaatttcgttatcgtcatcaccaataatacctctttctctttttcctcttcctctccttctatttcgtccttctcctccatcatcatcatcatcatcataatcatcatcgtTATTGTCATTGTCTTCTTCTAATACGTAACATCATTATTGTTATCATCAAATTCGAATTTATTTAATGGACAAATTTCCGTTTATTTGCTATTATACATTGGTTTCGTTTTGAGCTAATTTTCGGTTCATTCGAGACGTAAgtgtttctgaatttgaatttatataatggataattttCGCTTCATTTGATATTATATAATGGTttcgttttgataatatttttggttcattcgAGACGCATATGTTtctgaattcgaatttatataatggaccatttttggttcatttgatattatacaatggtttcgttttgataatattttttatttattcgatCACCACAAAGAATCAGAATCAATAAAGATGTTAgtaaaatgttggtgttgttgatgatgacaacaatgatgatggaggagaaacaagaaaaggaatgaggggattaaaaaattcaaataaaaaagaaccAGGAGGAGAAAATGGATGTGGTAGTATGATGGTAGTGACGATGACGATaatgaaaaaaagatgaaaaaaggaggaggaggaggaggagatgaAGTCCCGAGCGTAAACTAAATGACTTGAATGATCTTGGATGTAAAATTGTTTGGATGTGCAGCGAGACTCATTTTTAAATGAAGTAAAACCAAATCGGTACTCGAAAGATTCTGGCGCTGACAAAATGGTACTTGatttttgttattaacaaaatagttcctaaaaaattttaaaatttgacaagcgtgtccCCGAGCTCATTGGAGCAAATCTCTTGCAAACACAATGCTGATATGGCCACCGTATTTTGGTGACCTGGCAAAGCACCCCCAAAGTCCCCTCCCCAACGCACACTCTCTCCCCTTCCCTCTTCCTCCCTGTCACAGCCCTATCCCCAACGCACACTTCTCCCCCCATTGTAGTCCCCGTCCCATC includes:
- the LOC112708899 gene encoding RING-H2 finger protein ATL34-like; this translates as MTMSPEQMNIVFGILIVGALIIAFTFFSFTMLGWCSHTSDMPAPPGIYLDNKFSGCGGASLESHSITFQYKVGGSVDGRNQTECVICLAQFEEEESVRKLHSCKHVFHTCCIDRWLGSHTGCPLCRSQIDQAAASPNGNNHIILVSVDS